The DNA segment tgaccttgaacacttccagtgaagGGACATCCCATCAGTCTCTGGGCAACTTTttgcagtgtctcatcaccctcatcgcaagaaatttcttccttatgtccaatctacatctaccctatttgagtttaaaactgttgctccttttcctgtcactacagaccttgatAAAAGGTCCCTCTCCgacttccttataagccccctttaagtactgaaaggctgcagcaaggtctccccggagccttctcttctccaggctgaacaaccccaactcgctcagcctgtcctcacaggagatgagttccatccctctgatcatttttgtagcccttctctggacccactccaacaggtccatgtccttcttgtgctgcggACTCTGGAgcgggatgcagtactccaggtggggtctaaCGAGAGTGGACTAGAagcggagaatcacctccctcgacctgctggacacgcttctttttatgcagcccaggatggggttggctttctgggctgcgagcacctattgccggctcatgtccagcttttcattcaccagtacccccaagtccttctcggcagggctgctctcagtcccttcatcccccagccagtattgataccgggggttgtcccgacccaggtgcaggaccttgcacttggccttgttgaacctcatgaggttcacatgggcccacttctcgagcttgtaaatttgatccctcttcttggctcagcactgctgagaccacagctgCCACAAAGAGTGTCCAGTTCACGGCTCTCCAGTATGACAGAGGCATGGCCGTACTGgtgcgagtccagcaaagggccacggagCCCATGAAGCGACTGGAGcccctgaggcaggaggggctgtgagaggtggtgttcttcaccctggaggagagaaggccccCTAAGTTCTTAGCGATGGGCAAAAGAGCTGATGGGAGAGAGTCAAGAACGtagagccagactctcctgagCCCCATCCAGTGAAGGGCCAAGAGGTAATAGGCACATATTGAAACACGGGAAATtccacaaaaacataagaaaagactttgttaGTGTGAGGGTGCTCAAGTGCCAGCTGGGGTTGCCACGGAcaggttgtggattctccatccttgtaggTATCCAGAGCTTGACAGGACttggccctgagcatcctccaaaggctgaccgcgctttgagcagggacggttggactagacgatctccagaggtccctgccaacctcaaggaTCCTGCGAttctgtcatgggcaaaagaggggtgctgcacagctgcccctaagaaggaagaactggctgggagcactggaatgaagggcagccttggttgtcacacctgagaaacactggtgttcaagacctgatggcagggaggaaagcaagtagcagagtacagccctgggcttcaggcACGCTGACTTCAGCCTAGTCGGGCAGCTGGTAGGCAGGATgccatggaggcagctgtgaagctcaaaagagctcaggaaagctggcagcgcCTTAGGCACCTCACGGTCGAAGAGCAAGAAGGGTCCAGCCCAACACTCAGGAAATCAAACAGACGTCTCAGCAGTCCGGCTTTGGCTAAGTGGGCTACtcaaggcaagagcagcaacGTCAAAAGGCAGCAtccgggaggtggaaggagggatgagctgcaaaggaggaatttggaaataattcctaggcatgttgggatgctgctaggagagccaaagctcagcctgcctggagtcTTCAAGGGGCATCAAGAGCAACAGGCAACAAGCATCAGGAGCAACATCCACCCCTACAAGAGTAGCTGaaggctgatggaggaaaatgtgggcccactgctggctAGGGCGGCTGATTTCCTGAAAGtggacagagagcaggctgggggcagccaacgccttctctctctcagtcttcacccacaaggtctcccaggctgctgtgccctctgaaagagttgaaggaaggagggggagccctcccagcagtgggTGGGCATCAAATCAAGGACTGCCTGAGAAAAGTCAACCCGTACAAGCCAGCTgatgtgctccagggcagggctgctgtcaagGGAGACCTCGACCTGCTGGCGGACTGGGCCACAGGAGCCCCGTGGCATTCAGGAATGACAAATGGCgagtcctgcagctggaagggaggaacCTCTTGCATCAGTACGGACGGGGGACTGAACTATGCTACGATCTTAGAGCCCTTGAACCTCATCTGGGTAGATCTGCCTGCGGGGGAAGGGTCAGCCTTGGGGAGAGGCATGGAGGGTGGAAGGGAACAGACGCACAGGCCTCATCTTCCCGGCCAAAGAGACCGGGCTGCGGTGAGGAGCTCTCCTGAATGCTGaatgggtggaaagaaagggttgcagaaaacatctccccACTGGTTGGGACTCATCCCTGGGTCCCAGGCGATATGTCTTCTCCTGGCATCCGTGCTTCAGCATGCCTTCTTTACCACGCCCCAAAGGCCTCCTCAGCTTGGAGCACAACCCAGCACcactgggaaagcaaggaggcttcccgcagctccccagcgagcgagggctggcaggaccctgcagcgccacgtgcctggggatgctcagggaggggacGTGGCAGAAGGGCCCTGGatacaaaaccagctctcagaCTACATCAAGGAGGTGATGcgcttccctgccttgcagacacGGAGGCAGCTGGGACGCGTCCCAGGAGAGCAAGGCAAGCTTTCTGGGATAGACTCTCCCTACCCATGGCGAGTCACACTCTAATTTTGGATTGGCCGTGTGTCAGCCTTTTGGCACGAGGCCAAGCCAGGAGTGGGTGCTGTCTGCAGGCCCGTGTCCCACGCAGGGCTGAATTCCCCTGCGGCTAGGGCAGCTCCATCCCTGACCGGTGAAATCGAGCTCTGAGCACTGGGCTGTACCCGAGTACAGAGCTCCAGGCCAGGCTATTGTGTGTCCTGCAGGTCAGCGTCCAAAGCGTGTGGCCAAAGTGTGCGGTGGTGCGAGGAGAGTGGGAGGAACAAGGCGCTGTCCCGAGCCCCAACACACCCCTCACGTAGTGAGGAGGGACACGACTCCACGGGGCTTGTTGAGGAATCAGAGGTTTTGGGAAGGCAACGTTCTCCTTCCGCAAGCCTGCTGACGGCACTGGCTGGGGACCCCCAGAGACTGCCATGAGAGGGGACGACTTTGCCAAAGAAACCAGCAAATGTCTCCAGCAAGGAGAGGCTTTCCTTGGGCGAAGGCATTTGAAACCAGCACCGCAGCCCACCTGCCTATAGAGGCAATGATCAGTGACTGCTGGAGCGAGCAGGGAGGCGGtcagggtgggagaaggatgcgGCATGTCCTCAAGCCACAGGAGCCTTTGGGCACCCAGGAGAGGACTGCACTGGTGGGAAGACATGCCCGTCTTTCTTTCCAGGGAGTTGTAAACAACCTCACCAGATTTCCCCAGACCCATATTCTCTGTCTGCACAGCCACGTCTAGCACTTGGGGTCACATCTTCTGCCCATACTGACACGATCTTGCTCAGGAAAAACCTTGGGCCTCTCATCCCAATACTTCAAAAGAGCCTCTGTGGCGTAATGGTCAtgtcaaaaatgaggaaatgaaatggcagcactgatggaaaccaaaacacaaccagtgcCATTAGGTAGGCTATTTTGCTTTGGAGGTGAGTCTGCTGGAAAATTACTGCCCGCCTGCAGTGACTGTGGGCCTGGGGCGGTGCAGGAGCCGTATAAAAGCGGGCCCTTCTCCTCATTCTCTCACCCACTCCTCTCGCCTTCATCTCCTTGGGAACAACGTGAGTTTGCAgccatttcttgtcttcctcctcctcctcctcctcctcctcctcctcctcctcctcctcctcctcctctgcgatTTCTCAGCACATACCTGTCTCTTTGTCCTATGCTGGGTCTTGAGTCTGGTTGCcacgggagagggaagggagaagaaggtgTGGCGTGGAGAGAGGTTGGAGCTTGGCTGGGGTGTCTCCTGAGCTATGGGCTAGGTCAGGACCTCCCTGGGCTTTGTCGCTCTTGGTGGGGCTCCTCTGGGCTGAGGGAAAGGGTCTCCCTCATGGTGGGCTGACGGGCTGCACTCCAACTACCCCTCGTGCTTTAttatcccctgccctctctcccagctgcacctccagccacaagacatgtcctgctacaacccgtgcctgccatgccagccctgtggcccgaccccgctggccaacagctgcaatgagccctgtgtcaagcagtgccaggactccaccgtcgtcatccagccctcccccgtggtggtgaccctgcccggccccatcctcagctccttcccgcagaacaccgccgtgggatcctcctcctccgctgccgttggcagcatcctcagctctcagggagtgcccatctcctccggaggttttggcctctccggcctcggcagcggctactgcggcaggaggtgcctcccctgctaaagctgctggcGATGGCCCTGGGGAAGGCCCCCAGGGACCCACAAGACGGTACCGGACTGGGGACGGACCATcggcttgctgctttcagaggggcCGAGCAACCCCAGCACCCCTTGCAAAAGGACGGGGCCAGCCTTGGTCCTCAGAAAGCACGGCccatgcctgcctttcccctcttccactctctcctttccctcttgcgtcctggttctcttgtgctgccctgggctgtgagccccacaaagccagcctagggaggacctgctggccctgctccctctgtAGGGCAGGCAGATGGACACCTGGCGGGACCTCCGCCACAGCCGTGGGGCGCGGACTCCTTTCTGCCCCTGGTGCTCCCCGCACTAGGGACTCCAACTCAGAGCGGCctcgtttccctcttttgactcattaaagttctgctgcatcccagcccatgcCTCTGTGTCATCCTCTCCCCTGCAGATGCTCTCCTAAGATGCCCAGGGGGAGAGGTGTTGCTCAGGGGTGGTTCTGGGAGGGGGTTGCTGGGGACAGTCATGCAGTGATTGTCAACACAATTGTTGCATTGAGTGTGCTTAGTCATGCATTGAGTGACCCTATGGTTTCTAAGTTTCTCTGCTGATTTGGGTCGGGATAGAGTTACGCTACCTTGTTCAGTGACTACCGTCCACTTTGCTGtgtacacctttcctttctcctcagtgagCTCGACACTGTGATGCAAGCAGTCGGGAGGGAATGTGGTATTGACAAGACACAGGCACTAGCTTcccgggagaggccaggagaacCCATCCTAACCATAGCATTCTCAAAGGGAGGAACACAGTGCAGAGGGATGCCTTATCATAGAACcatgctatcatagaatcatagaatggtttgggttggaagagacctttaaagatcatctagtccaaccctcctgccgtgggcagggacatctgtcactagatcATGTTACTCAAAGTTCCGTCaaccctgaccttgaacacttccaatgaaggGACATCCCATCAGTCTCTGGGCAACTTTttgcagtgtctcatcaccctcatcgcaagaaatttcttccttatgtccaatctacatctaccctatttgagtttaaaactgttgctccttttcctgtcactacagaccttgatAAAAGGTCCCTCTCCgacttccttataagccccctttaagtactgaaaggctgcagcaaggtctccccggagccttctcttctccaggctgaacaaccccaactcgctcagcctgtcctcacaggagatgagttccatccctctgatcatttttgtagcccttctctggacccactccaacaggtccatgtccttcttgtgctgcggACTCTAGAgcgggatgcagtactccagctggggtctaaCGAGAGTGGACTAGAagcggagaatcacctccctcgacctgctggacacgcttctttttatgcagcccaggatggggttggctttctgggctgcgagcacctattgccggctcatgtccagcttttcattcaccagtacccccaagtccttctcggcagggctgctctcagtcccttcatcccccagccagtattgataccgggggttgccccgacccaggtgcaggaccttgcacttggccttgttgaacctcatgaggttcacatgggcccacttctcgagcttgtaaatttgatccctcttcttggctcagcactgctgagaccacagctgCCACAAAGAGTGTCCAGTTCACGGCTCTCCAGTATGACAGAGGCATGGCCGTACTGgtgcgagtccagcaaagggccacggagCCCATGAAGCGACTGGAGcccctgaggcaggaggggctgtgagaggtggtgttcttcaccctggaggagagaaggccccCTAAGTTCTTAGCGATGGGCAAAAGAGCTGATGGGAGAGAGTCAAGAACGtagagccagactctcctgagCCCCATCCAGTGAAGGGCCAAGAGGTAATAGGCACATATTGAAACACGGGAAATtccacaaaaacataagaaaagactttgttaGTGTGAGGGTGCTCAAGTGCCAGCTGGGGTTGCCACGGAcaggttgtggattctccatccttgtaggTATCCAGAGCTTGACAGGACttggccctgagcatcctccaaaggctgaccgcgctttgagcagggacggttggactagacgatctccagaggtccctgccaacctcaaggaTCCTGCGAttctgtcatgggcaaaagaggggtgctgcacagctgcccctaagaaggaagaactggctgggagcactggaatgaagggcagccttggttgtcacacctgagaaacactggtgttcaagacctgatggcagggaggaaagcaagtagcagagtacagccctgggcttcaggcACGCTGACTTCAGCCTAGTCGGGCAGCTGGTAGGCAGGATgccatggaggcagctgtgaagctcaaaagagctcaggaaagctggcagcgcCTTAGGCACCTCACGGTCGAAGAGCAAGAAGGGTCCAGCCCAACACTCAGGAAATCAAACAGACGTCTCAGCAGTCCGGCTTTGGCTAAGTGGGCTACtcaaggcaagagcagcaacGTCAAAAGGCAGCAtccgggaggtggaaggagggatgagctgcaaaggaggaatttggaaataattcctaggcatgttgggatgctgctaggagagccaaagctcagcctgcctggagtcTTCAAGGGGCATCAAGAGCAACAGGCAACAAGCATCAGGAGCAACATCCACCCCTACAAGAGTAGCTGaaggctgatggaggaaaatgtgggcccactgctggctAGGGCGGCTGATTTCCTGAAAGtggacagagagcaggctgggggcagccaacgccttctctctctcagtcttcacccacaaggtctcccaggctgctgtgccctctgaaagagttgaaggaaggagggggagccctcccagcagtgggTGGGCATCAAATCAAGGACTGCCTGAGAAAAGTCAACCCGTACAAGCCAGCTgatgtgctccagggcagggctgctgtcaagGGAGACCTCGACCTGCTGGCGGACTGGGCCACAGGAGCCCCGTGGCATTCAGGAATGACAAATGGCgagtcctgcagctggaagggaggaacCTCTTGCATCAGTACGGACGGGGGACTGAACTATGCTACGATCTTAGAGCCCTTGAACCTCATCTGGGTAGATCTGCCTGCGGGGGAAGGGTCAGCCTTGGGGAGAGGCATGGAGGGTGGAAGGGAACAGACGCACAGGCCTCATCTTCCCGGCCAAAGAGACCGGGCTGCGGTGAGGAGCTCTCCTGAATGCTGaatgggtggaaagaaagggttgcagaaaacatctccccACTGGTTGGGACTCATCCCTGGGTCCCAGGCGATATGTCTTCTCCTGGCATCCGTGCTTCAGCATGCCTTCTTTACCACGCCCCAAAGGCCTCCTCAGCTTGGAGCACAACCCAGCACcactgggaaagcaaggaggcttcccgcagctccccagcgagcgagggctggcaggaccctgcagcgccacgtgcctggggatgctcagggaggggacgtggtcagatacaaaaccagctctcagaCTACATCAAGGAGGTGATGcgcttccctgccttgcagacacGGAGGCAGCTGGGACGCGTCCCAGGAGAGCAAGGCAAGCTTTCTGGGATAGACTCTCCCTACCCATGGCGAGTCACACTCTAATTTTGGATTGGCCGTGTGTCAGCCTTTTGGCACGAGGCCAAGCCAGGAGTGGGTGCTGTCTGCAGGCCCGTGTCCCACGCAGGGCTGAATTCCCCTGCGGCTAGGGCAGCTCCATCCCTGACCGGTGAAATCGAGCTCTGAGCACTGGGCTGTACCCGAGTACAGAGCTCCAGGCCAGGCTATTGTGTGTCCTGCAGGTCAGCGTCCAAAGCGTGTGGCCAAAGTGTGCGGTGGTGCGAGGAGAGTGGGAGGAACAAGGCGCTGTCCCGAGCCCCAACACACCCCTCACGTAGTGAGGAGGGACACGACTCCACGGGGCTTGTTGAGGAATCAGAGGTTTTGGGAAGGCAACGTTCTCCTTCCGCAAGCCTGCTGACGGCACTGGCTGGGGACCCCCAGAGACTGCCATGAGAGGGGACGACTTTGCCAAAGAAACCAGCAAATGTCTCCAGCAAGGAGAGGCTTTCCTTGGGCGAAGGCATTTGAAACCAGCACCGCAGCCCACCTGCCTATAGAGGCAATGATCAGTGACTGCTGGAGCGAGCAGGGAGGCGGtcagggtgggagaaggatgcgGCATGTCCTCAAGCCACAGGAGCCTTTGGGCACCCAGGAGAGGACTGCACTGGTGGGAAGACATGCCCGTCTTTCTTTCCAGGGAGTTGTAAACAACCTCACCAGATTTCCCCAGACCCATATTCTCTGTCTGCACAGCCACGTCTAGCACTTGGGGTCACATCTTCTGCCCATACTGACACGATCTTGCTCAGGAAAAACCTTGGGCCTCTCATCCCAATACTTCAAAAGAGCCTCTGTGGCGTAATGGTCAtgtcaaaaatgaggaaatgaaatggcagcactgatggaaaccaaaacacaaccagtgcCATTAGGTAGGCTATTTTGCTTTGGAGGTGAGTCTGCTGGAAAATTACTGCCCGCCTGCAGTGACTGTGGGCCTGGGGCGGTGCAGGAGCCGTATAAAAGCGGGCCCTTCTCCTCATTCTCTCACCCACTCCTCTCGCCTTCATCTCCTTGGGAACAACGTGAGTTTGCAgccatttcttgtcttcctcctcctcctcctcctcctcctcctcctcctcctcctcctcctcctcctctgcgatTTCTCAGCACATACCTGTCTCTTTGTCCTATGCTGGGTCTTGAGTCTGGTTGCcacgggagagggaagggagaagaaggtgTGGCGTGGAGAGAGGTTGGAGCTTGGCTGGGGTGTCTCCTGAGCTATGGGCTAGGTCAGGACCTCCCTGGGCTTTGTCGCTCTTGGTGGGGCTCCTCTGGGCTGAGGGAAAGGGTCTCCCTCATGGTGGGCTGACGGGCTGCACTCCAACTACCCCTCGTGCTTTAttatcccctgccctctctcccagctgcacctccagccacaagacatgtcctgctacaacccgtgcctgccatgccagccctgtggcccgaccccgctggccaacagctgcaatgagccctgtgtcaagcagtgccaggactccaccgtcgtcatccagccctcccccgtggtggtgaccctgcccggccccatcctcagctccttcccgcagaacaccgccgtgggatcctcctcctccgctgccgttggcagcatcctcagctctcagggagtgcccatctcctccggaggttttggcctctccggcctcggcagcggctactgcggcaggaggtgcctcccctgctaaagctgctggcGATGGCCCTGGGGAAGGCCCCCAGGGACCCACAAGACGGTACCGGACTGGGGACGGACCATcggcttgctgctttcagaggggcCGAGCAACCCCAGCACCCCTTGCAAAAGGACGGGGCCAGCCTTGGTCCTCAGAAAGCACGGCccatgcctgcctttcccctcttccactctctccttcccctcttgcGTCCTGGttctcttgtgctgccctgggctgtgagccccacaaagccagcctagggaggacctgctggccctgctccctctgtAGGGCAGGCAGATGGACACCTGGCGGGACCTCCGCCACAGCCGTGGGGCGTGGACTCCTTTCTGCCCCTGGTGCTCCCCGCACTAGGGACTCCAACTCAGAGCGGCctcgtttccctcttttgactcattaaagttctgctgcatcccagcccatgcCTCTGTGTCATCCTCTCCCCTGCAGATGCTCTCCTAAGATGCCCAAGGGGAGAGGTGTTGCTCAGGGGTGGTTCTGGGAGGGGGTTGCTGGGGACAGTTGTGCAGTGATTGTCAACACAATTGTTGCATTGAGTGTGCTTAGTCATGCATTGAGTGACCCTATGGTTTCTAAGTTTCTCTGCTGATTTGGGTCGGGATAGAGTTACGCTACCTTGTTCAGTGACTACCGTCCACTTTGCTGtgtacacctttcctttctcctcagtgagCTCGACACTGTGATGCAAGCAGTCGGGAGGGAATGTGGTATTGACAAGACACAGGCACTAGCTTcccgggagaggccaggagaacCGATCCTAACCATAGCATTCTCAAAGGGAGGAACACGGTGCAGAGGGATGCCTTATCATAGAACcatgctatcatagaatcatagaatggtttgggttggaagagacctttaaagatcatctagtccaaccctcctgccgtgggcagggacatctgtcactagatcATGTTACTCAAAGTTCCGTCaaccctgaccttgaacacttccaatgaaggGACATCCCATCAGTCTCTGGGCAACTTTttgcagtgtctcatcaccctcatcgcaagaaatttcttccttatgtccaatctacatctaccctatttgagtttaaaactgttgctccttttcctgtcactacagaccttgatAAAAGGTCCCTCTCCgacttccttataagccccctttaagtactgaaaggctgcagcaaggtctccccggagccttctcttctccaggctgaacaaccccaactcgctcagcctgtcctcacaggagatgagttccatccctctgatcatttttgtagcccttctctggacccactccaacaggtccatgtccttcttgtgctgcggACTCTAGAgcgggatgcagtactccaggtggggtctaaCGAGAGTGGACTAGAagcggagaatcacctccctcgacctgctggacacgcttctttttatgcagcccaggatggggttggctttctgggctgcgagcacctattgccggctcatgtccagcttttcattcaccagtacccccaagtccttctcggcagggctgctctcaatcccttcatcccccagccagtattgataccgggggttgccccgacccaggtgcaggaccttgcacttggccttgttgaacctcatgaggttcacatgggcccacttctcgagcttgtaaatttgatccctcttcttggctcagcactgctgagaccacagctgCCACAAAGAGTGTCCAGTTCACGGCTCTCCAGTATGACAGAGGCATGGCCGTACTGgtgcgagtccagcaaagggccacggagCCCATGAAGCGACTGGAGcccctgaggcaggaggggctgtgagaggtggtgttcttcaccctggaggagagaaggccccCTAAGTTCTTAGCGATGGGCAAAAGAGCTGATGGGAGAGAGTCAAGAACGtagagccagactctcctgagCCCCATCCAGTGAAGGGCCAAGAGGTAATAGGCACATATTGAAACACGGGAAATtccacaaaaacataagaaaagactttgttaGTGTGAGGGTGCTCAAGTGCCAGCCGGGGTTGCCACGGAcaggttgtggattctccatccttgtaggTATCCAGAGCTTGACAGGACttggccctgagcatcctccaaaggctgaccgcgctttgagcagggacggttggactagacgatctccagaggtccctgccaacctcaaggaTCCTGCGAttctgtcatgggcaaaagaggggtgctgcacagctgcccctaagaaggaagaactggctgggagcactggaatgaagggcagccttggttgtcacacctgagaaacactggtgttcaagacctgatggcagggaggaaagcaagtagcagagtacagccctgggcttcaggcACGCTGACTTCAGCCTAGTCGGGCAGCTGGTAGGCAGGATgccatggaggcagctgtgaagctcaaaagagctcaggaaagctggcagcgcCTTAGGCACCTCACGGTCGAAGAGCAAGAAGGGTCCAGCCCAACACTCAGGAAATCAAACAGACGTCTCAGCAGTCCGGCTTTGGCTAAGTGGGCTACtcaaggcaagagcagcaacGTCAAAAGGCAGCAtccgggaggtggaaggagggatgagctgcaaaggaggaatttggaaataattcctaggcatgttgggatgctgctaggagagccaaagctcagcctgcctggagtcTTCAAGGGGCATCAAGAGCAACAGGCAACAAGCATCAGGAGCAACATCCACCCCTACAAGAGTAGCTGaaggctgatggaggaaaatgtgggcccactgctggctAGGGCGGCTGATTTCCTGAAAGtggacagagagcaggctgggggcagccaacgccttctctctctcagtcttcacccacaaggtctcccaggctgctgtgccctctgaaagagttgaaggaaggagggggagccctcccagcagtgggTGGGCATCAAATCAAGGACTGCCTGAGAAAAGTCAACCCGTACAAGCCAGCTgatgtgctccagggcagggctgctgtcaagGGAGACCTCGACCTGCTGGCGGACTGGGCCACAGGAGCCCCGTGGCATTCAGGAATGACAAATGGCgagtcctgcagctggaagggaggaacCTCTTGCATCAGTACGGACGGGGGACTGAACTATGCTACGATCTTAGAGCCCTTGAACCTCATCTGGGTAGATCTGCCTGCGGGGGAAGGGTCAGCCTTGGGGAGAGGCATGGAGGGTGGAAGGGAACAGACGCACAGGCCTCATCTTCCCGGCCAAAGAGACCGGGCTGCGGTGAGGAGCTCTCCTGAATGCTGaatgggtggaaagaaagggttgcagaaaacatctccccACTGGTTGGGACTCATCCCTGGGTCCCAGGCGATATGTCTTCTCCTGGCATCCGTGCTTCAGCATGCCTTCTTTACCACGCCCCAAAGGCCTCCTC comes from the Aptenodytes patagonicus chromosome 20, bAptPat1.pri.cur, whole genome shotgun sequence genome and includes:
- the LOC143169357 gene encoding feather keratin 1-like translates to MSCYNPCLPCQPCGPTPLANSCNEPCVKQCQDSTVVIQPSPVVVTLPGPILSSFPQNTAVGSSSSAAVGSILSSQGVPISSGGFGLSGLGSGYCGRRCLPC